A genome region from Methylobacterium sp. FF17 includes the following:
- the smpB gene encoding SsrA-binding protein SmpB, with the protein MAPKPESNRRVVADNRAARYHYEITDTLEAGLALTGTEVKSLRKGKATIGEAYAGPSGTDLMLFNAYIPEYVEANRFNHETKRPRRLLLHRKQINKLIGATQREGFTVVPLKIYFNERGRAKIELGLGRGKKLHDKRETAKERDWQRDRARILRDRG; encoded by the coding sequence ATGGCTCCCAAACCTGAATCGAACCGCCGCGTCGTCGCCGATAACCGCGCCGCCCGCTACCATTACGAGATCACGGATACGCTTGAGGCCGGGCTCGCCCTAACGGGGACCGAGGTCAAATCCCTGCGCAAAGGGAAGGCGACGATCGGCGAGGCCTATGCCGGGCCATCCGGTACCGACCTGATGCTCTTCAATGCCTACATCCCCGAATACGTGGAGGCGAACCGTTTCAATCATGAAACGAAGCGCCCCCGCCGTCTGCTGCTTCATCGCAAGCAGATCAACAAGTTGATCGGCGCCACCCAGCGGGAAGGCTTCACGGTGGTTCCGCTGAAGATCTATTTCAATGAGCGTGGGCGCGCCAAGATCGAACTTGGACTTGGACGGGGTAAGAAGCTTCACGACAAGCGTGAGACCGCCAAAGAGCGGGACTGGCAGCGCGACCGTGCGCGTATCCTGCGAGACCGGGGCTAG
- the dapA gene encoding 4-hydroxy-tetrahydrodipicolinate synthase, which produces MTETSTRRLRGAISALVTPFKDGAFDEAAFRKFVNWQIAQGIHGLVPTGTTGESPTLSHAEHDRVVEICIEEAAGRVPVIAGAGSNSTAEAVERARHAERAGANAVLVVTPYYNKPTQAGLYAHFKAVNDAIGIPIILYNIPGRSIVDMSVETMARLYELKNIAGVKDATAKLDRVSLQRQAMGEEFVQLSGEDATALGFNAHGGCGCISVVSNVAPRLSADLQEATLRGDYAKALQIQDRLLPLHASMFVEPNPSPAKYALARLGLMTDEVRLPLLTVSDETKALVDAALRHAGLLDA; this is translated from the coding sequence ATGACCGAGACCTCCACCCGACGCCTCCGCGGCGCGATATCCGCCCTCGTGACCCCGTTCAAGGACGGTGCCTTCGACGAAGCCGCCTTTCGCAAGTTCGTGAACTGGCAGATCGCGCAAGGCATCCATGGTCTCGTCCCCACCGGAACGACCGGCGAGAGCCCGACGCTGAGTCACGCGGAGCATGATCGCGTCGTCGAGATCTGCATTGAGGAGGCCGCGGGCCGCGTGCCGGTGATCGCCGGTGCCGGATCGAATTCCACCGCCGAAGCCGTCGAGCGTGCCCGACATGCCGAGAGGGCGGGAGCGAACGCCGTGCTGGTGGTCACGCCCTACTACAACAAGCCGACGCAGGCCGGGCTCTACGCGCATTTCAAGGCCGTGAACGATGCCATCGGCATTCCGATCATCCTCTACAACATCCCAGGACGTTCCATCGTCGATATGAGCGTCGAAACGATGGCACGCTTGTATGAGCTCAAGAATATCGCCGGGGTAAAGGACGCCACGGCCAAGCTTGACCGGGTCAGTCTGCAGCGCCAAGCCATGGGCGAAGAGTTCGTCCAGCTTTCAGGCGAAGATGCGACGGCGCTCGGGTTCAATGCGCATGGAGGCTGCGGCTGCATCTCCGTCGTCTCGAACGTGGCGCCCCGGCTCAGCGCAGATCTGCAGGAGGCGACGCTGCGGGGCGATTACGCCAAGGCCCTGCAGATCCAGGACCGGCTGCTGCCCCTGCACGCCAGCATGTTCGTGGAACCGAACCCGTCCCCGGCGAAATACGCGCTCGCTCGGCTTGGCCTGATGACGGATGAAGTCCGTCTGCCCTTGCTGACGGTAAGCGACGAGACGAAGGCCCTGGTAGACGCGGCGCTGCGTCATGCCGGGCTGCTCGACGCCTGA